The proteins below are encoded in one region of Festucalex cinctus isolate MCC-2025b chromosome 2, RoL_Fcin_1.0, whole genome shotgun sequence:
- the cacna1fa gene encoding voltage-dependent L-type calcium channel subunit alpha-1D isoform X3, which produces MHPSAYIRSGWNLLDFIIVIVGLFSVIAEGMTDHKPGEAHHAAGKPGGLDVKALRAFRVLRPLRLVSGVPSLQIVLNSIMKAMVPLLHIGMLVMFVIIIYAIIGLELFIGRMHKTCYFSSTGLMVEDDPSPCAFAGSGRFCLTNGSECRGKWEGPNGGITNFDNIFFAMLTVFQCITMEGWTDVLYWMNDAIGFEIPWVYFVSLVIFGSFFIINLVLGVLSGEFSKEREKAVARGELQKAQESKQMEEDMIGYMDWLIEAEDVDEEGNKRAAIAKKKMMKKFGWYKHSEDGESDSDDDIAYLDDDSGFCASLMAKMMANSFCDQLCQLNHTFRKNCRVAVKTTNFYWLVLLLVFLNTLASASEHYGQPKWLTEMQERANKILLLLFTLEMLMKMYAFGLQIYFMALFNRFDCFVVCGGILETLLVEWDFIPPIGISVLRCIRLLRIFKMTRHWAALSDLVNSLLNSMKAICSLLLLLFLFLIIFALLGMQLFGGKFNFDETQMKRSTFDSFPQALLTCFQILTGEDWNAVMYDGIMAYGGPVFPNMVVCIYFVILFVCGNYILLNVFLAIAVDNLAGGGGQKKVEEKKDDEEEWDDDDEKEDDDAGNEDDDWQENEELRAIEGLEGVAPMKPEFSGPKEKIVPIPDGSSFFILGKKNCLRVACHNLIHHPYFTNFILIFIILSSISLAAEDPIKSHSFRNIVLGYADYVFTSVFTVEIVLKMTVYGAFLHTGSFCRNAFNMLDLLVVSVSLTSFFLHSSAISVVKILRVLRVLRPLRAINRAKGLKNVVQCVFVAIRTIGNILIVTTLLQFMFACIGVQLFKGRFYSCTDEAKHTPDECKGTFVVYKDGDMNHPMVKERIWENSDFNFDNVLMGMLALFTVSTFEGWPQLLYRSVDANAINHGPIYNYRVEISIFFIIYIIIIAFFMMNIFVGFVIITFREQGEAEFKNCELNKNQRQCVYYALKAQPIKIYIPKNPSQLKFWRIINSSQFEYIMFVLILGNTLTLAVQHYEQSKLFTSVMDILNMIFTVVFTIEMIIKLLALRAHHYFIDPWNSFDALIVVGSVLDIAVSEFSGGGGHGEGKGESGKVSITFFRLFRVLRLVKLLSKGEGIRTLLWTFVKSLQALPYVGLLIAMIFFIYAVIGMQTFGKVAVDDDTHINRNCNFQTFFMAVLVLFRCATGEQWQEIMLAALPGRRCDPESDTEPGEEYSCGSNLSYIYFISFFMLCAYLIINLFIAVIMDNFEYLTRDWTVLGTHHLDEFKRVWSDYDPEATGRIKHIDVITMLRRIQPPLGFGKLCPHRVACKRLVSMNVPLHPDGTVTFNATLFALVRTSLKIKTEGPIDQQNEELKLIIKKLWKRTKPKLLDEVIPPPRGDEVTCGKFYASFLIQDYFKKYRKRKERERKSKKKDKAASLQQGLRTLQDLAPEMRLAMACDLEEEEGADDIFDGEHGTSVTTTPAATPMPPLETLVQQTSAVVAVEAEAGPDVITQQVTRVSDGFQTSGSQVAGDAVVTEQPGRSDALPSRADSISDLPPPPPETTEFISQETTAPAVAEQIPHSEGDSANLTFEDRYAYPESASSLLPEPEFNGQSFDRAGSVGDVPCDANGYNGSAVNGGENVAAEPYPVHAYNGNGYSTYDNGSSIVSANGNGSTMSGGYAANDYNGGGSSSGAQFVRRRLLPSIPKGRRPAFNFQCLRPQSSGDDLPIPGNYRGNTSPSRSRLQTQHSLDSRPSSVSSTSSVSWANNVAAGNTPGPGSIAPSGRRGKLIYTPMILVDETTGTNQPLWSDGTASLPAGSRPGWYAGQTGTYGSLRPPPANQGYVDKGSADSLVESILISEGLGIYAKDPKFVNFAKREIAQACHMSLDEMESAAADLIARGAGQSVSRFEDQLADEMSCVISY; this is translated from the exons ACGTGAAAGCTCTGAGAGCCTTCAGGGTGTTGAGACCGCTGCGACTGGTGTCCGGCGTGCCAA GCTTGCAGATTGTGCTGAATTCCATCATGAAAGCCATGGTCCCGCTCCTCCACATCGGTATGCTGGTCATGTTCGTCATCATCATCTACGCAATCATCGGCTTGGAGCTTTTTATTGGCAGGATGCACAAGACGTGCTACTTCTCCAGCACAG GCCTGATGGTGGAGGACGACCCGTCACCTTGCGCTTTTGCGGGGAGCGGTCGCTTCTGCTTGACCAACGGGAGCGAGTGCAGGGGCAAGTGGGAGGGTCCCAACGGCGGCATCACAAATTTCGACAACATTTTTTTCGCCATGCTGACCGTCTTCCAGTGCATCACCATGGAAGGCTGGACAGACGTGCTCTACTGG ATGAACGACGCCATCGGTTTTGAGATCCCGTGGGTGTATTTTGTTTCTCTGGTCATCTTTGGTTCCTTTTTCATCATCAATCTCGTTTTGGGTGTGTTGAGCGG AGAGTTTTCCAAGGAAAGGGAAAAGGCTGTGGCTCGCGGTGAGCTGCAGAAGGCGCAAGAGAGCAAGCAGATGGAGGAGGACATGATCGGCTACATGGACTGGCTCATCGAGGCAGAAGATGTGGACGAGGAAGGAAATAAAC GAGCGGCAATCGccaagaagaagatgatgaagaagttTGGCTGGTACAAGCACAGCGAGGACGGAG AATCGGACTCGGATGATGACATCGCGTACCTCGACGATGACAGCGGCTTCTGTGCTTCTCTCAT GGCCAAGATGATGGCCAACAGCTTCTG TGACCAATTGTGCCAGTTGAACCACACGTTCAGGAAGAACTGCCGCGTGGCCGTCAAGACCACCAACTTTTACTGGCTGGTTCTTCTTCTGGTGTTTCTCAACACGTTGGCCAGCGCCTCCGAGCATTACGGCcagccaaaatggctgacggAAATGCAAG AGCGAGCCAATAAGATCCTGCTGCTGCTCTTCACGCTGGAGATGCTGATGAAGATGTACGCCTTCGGCCTGCAGATCTACTTCATGGCCCTCTTCAATCGCTTCGACTGCTTCGTGGTGTGCGGCGGCATCCTGGAGACGCTGCTGGTGGAGTGGGACTTCATCCCGCCCATCGGCATCTCTGTGCTCCGCTGCATCCGACTGCTCAGGATTTTTAAGATGACCCG GCACTGGGCGGCCTTGTCCGACTTGGTCAACTCTCTGCTCAACTCCATGAAAGCCATCTGCtccctcctgctgctgctcttcctcttcctcatcatctTCGCCCTGCTCGGCATGCAGCTGTTTGGAGGCAAATTTAACTTTGACGAGACGCAAATGAAGAGGAGCACTTTCGACTCCTTCCCTCAAGCGCTGCTCACTTGCTTTCAG ATCCTCACCGGAGAGGATTGGAACGCGGTGATGTACGACGGCATCATGGCCTACGGAGGACCGGTCTTTCCCAATATGGTGGTGTGCATTTACTTTGTCATCCTGTTTGTCTGCGGTAACT ACATCCTACTCAACGTCTTTTTAGCTATCGCTGTCGACAACTTGGCCGGAGGTGGCGGGCAGAAAAAAGTCGA AGAGAAAAAAGATGACGAGGAAGAGTGGGATGATGACGATGAGAAGGAGGATGACGATgctggg AACGAGGACGACGACTGGCAGGAGAATGAAGAGCTGAGGGCCATTGAGGGGCTGGAAG GAGTTGCCCCAATGAAGCCGGAGTTCTCCGGTCCCAAAGAAAAGATTGTGCCCATCCCTGACGGAAGCTCCTTCTTCATTCTTGGAAAGAAGAACTG CTTGCGAGTGGCCTGCCACAACCTCATCCATCACCCCTACTTCACCaacttcatcctcatcttcatcatcctcaGCAGCATCTCCCTGGCCGCCGAGGACCCCATCAAATCGCACTCATTTAGGAACATT GTGCTGGGTTACGCCGACTATGTTTTCACGTCAGTCTTCACAGTGGAGATTGTGCTCAAG ATGACCGTGTACGGAGCCTTCCTGCACACCGGCTCCTTCTGCAGAAACGCCTTCAACATGCTGGACTTGCTTGTGGTCAGCGTGTCACTCACCTCCTTCTTTCTTCA TTCCAGCGCTATTTCTGTAGTGAAGATTCTCAGAGTGCTCCGTGTGCTCAGACCTCTCCGTGCCATCAACAGAGCGAAGGGACTCAAA AATGTGGTTCAGTGCGTGTTTGTGGCCATCCGCACCATCGGCAACATCTTGATCGTCACCACGCTCCTCCAGTTCATGTTCGCCTGCATCGGAGTGCAGCTCTTCAAG GGAAGGTTCTACAGCTGCACGGACGAAGCCAAACACACGCCTGATGAGTGCAA GGGAACCTTTGTGGTGTATAAAGACGGTGATATGAACCATCCCATGGTGAAGGAAAGGATCTGGGAAAACAGCGACttcaactttgacaacgtgCTCATGGGCATGCTGGCGCTCTTCACCGTGTCCACGTTTGAAGGCTGGCCGCA GCTCCTTTACCGTTCCGTGGACGCCAACGCCATCAACCACGGGCCCATTTACAACTACAGAGTGGAAATCTCCATCTTTTTCATCatctacatcatcatcatcgccttCTTCATGATGAACATTTTCGTGGGCTTTGTCATTATCACCTTCCGGGAACAAGGAGAGGCAGAATTCAAAAACTGCGAACTCAACAAAAACCAG cGGCAGTGTGTGTACTACGCTCTGAAAGCTCAGCCCATCAAGATTTATATCCCCAAAAATCCCTCCCAGCTCAAATTCTGGAGGATTATCAACTCAAGCCAGTTTGAGTACATCATGTTTGTGCTGATTCTGGGCAACACGCTCACGTTGGCCGTGCAG CATTACGAGCAGTCCAAGCTGTTCACGTCTGTGATGGACATCCTCAACATGATCTTCACTGTGGTCTTCACCATCGAGATGATCATCAAGCTGCTGGCCCTGCGGGCTCAC CATTATTTTATCGATCCGTGGAATTCCTTCGACGCTTTAATTGTGGTGGGGAGCGTTTTGGACATCGCAGTCTCAGAGTTTAGC GGAGGAGGAGGTCACGGCGAG GGAAAAGGCGAAAGCGGCAAAGTTTCCATCACGTTCTTCCGCTTGTTTCGAGTGTTGCGATTGGTCAAGCTGCTCAGTAAAGGAGAAGGCATTCGAACCCTCCTCTGGACTTTTGTCAAGTCCCTCCAG GCTTTGCCTTACGTTGGTCTGCTCATCGCGATGATCTTCTTCATCTACGCCGTCATCGGCATGCAG ACGTTTGGCAAAGTGGCCGTGGACGACGACACGCACATCAACAGAAACTGCAACTTTCAGACCTTCTTCATGGCCGTTCTGGTCTTATTCAG GTGTGCTACGGGAGAGCAGTGGCAGGAGATCATGTTGGCCGCACTGCCCGGCAGACGTTGCGACCCCGAGTCGGACACCGAGCCCGGGGAAGAGTACTCCTGCGGGAGCAATTTATCCTACATTTATTTCATCAGCTTCTTCATGCTCTGCGCTTACCTG ATTATCAATTTGTTCATTGCCGTCATCATGGACAACTTTGAGTACCTGACAAGAGACTGGACCGTACTGGGAACCCACCACCTGGACGAGTTCAAGAGAGTTTGGTCCGACTACGACCCAGAGGCCAC CGGCCGCATTAAGCACATCGACGTCATCACGATGCTGCGAAGAATTCAGCCCCCTCTTGGTTTTGGGAAACTTTGTCCTCACCGTGTTGCTTGCAAA AGGCTAGTTTCCATGAACGTGCCGCTGCATCCCGATGGGACGGTCACCTTCAACGCCACCCTCTTTGCTCTGGTGCGGACGTCCCTCAAAATCAAGACTGAAG GGCCCATCGATCAGCAGAATGAAGAGCTCAAACTCATCATCAAGAAACTGTGGAAACGAACCAAGCCCAAGCTCTTAGATGAAGTCATCCCTCCCCCTAGAG GGGATGAGGTGACTTGTGGCAAGTTTTATGCCAGCTTCCTGATTCAGGACTATTTCAAAAAATACCGCAAGAGAAAAGAGAGGGAACGCAAGTCTAAAAAGAAGGACAAGGCCGCCTCTCTTCAG CAAGGTCTGCGGACGCTGCAAGATCTTGCTCCGGAGATGCGCCTGGCGATGGCGTGcgacctggaggaggaggagggcgcgGACGACATATTCGACGGAGAGCACGGAACTTCGGTCACCACCACACCCGCCGCCACTCCCATGCCACCCTTAGAAACGCTGGTGCAGCAGACCTCCGCCGTCGTGGCGGTGGAAGCGGAGGCCGGCCCGGACGTGATCACGCAGCAGGTGACGAGAGTGAGCGACGGCTTCCAGACGAGCGGATCACAAGTGGCGGGCGACGCCGTCGTCACGGAACAGCCGGGGAGGTCGGACGCTCTGCCCAGCAG GGCGGATTCCATCAGCGAccttcctccccctcctccagaAACAACCGAGTTTATCAGCCAGGAGACGACGGCGCCTGCAGTAGCTGAGCAAATTCCTCACAGCGAGGGAGATTCTGCAAATCTCACATTTGAAGACCG GTATGCGTATCCGGAGTCGGCGTCCTCTTTACTGCCCGAGCCAGAATTCAACGGGCAGAGCTTCGATCGAGCCGGCAGCGTCGGCGACGTGCCGTGTGACGCTAACGGTTACAACGGAAGCGCCGTGAATGGAGGAGAGAACGTCGCTGCGGAGCCTTACCCAGTGCACGCATATAACGGCAACGGATACTCGACCTACGACAACGGCAGCAGCATCGTCAGCGCCAACGGCAACGGTAGCACCATGAGTGGAGGTTACGCCGCCAACGACTACAATggcggcggcagcagcagcggcgCACAATTTGTCAGGAGGAGGCTGCTGCCTTCCATACCCAAAG GTCGCAGACCCGCCTTCAATTTCCAGTGCTTGAGGCCACAGAGCAGCGGGGACGATCTTCCCATCCCAGGAAACTACCGAGGCAACACGTCCCCGTCCAGGTCTCGCCTccag ACGCAGCACAGCCTGGACTCGCGGCCCAGTAGCGTGTCGTCGACCTCGTCCGTCTCGTGGGCCAACAACGTGGCGGCCGGCAACACTCCCGGTCCCGGGTCCATCGCCCCGTCGGGCCGCAGGGGCAAGCTGATCTACACCCCCATGATCCTGGTGGACGAAACCACGGGCACCAATCAGCCGCTGTGGAGCGACGGCACGGCCAGCCTCCCCGCCGGGAGCCGACCCGGCTGGTACGCGGGGCAGACCGGGACCTACGGCAGCTTGAGGCCGCCGCCCGCCAACCAGGGATACGTGGATAAAGGCAGCGCCGATAGTCTGGTGGAGTCG ATCCTGATCTCGGAGGGTCTGGGCATCTACGCCAAGGACCCCAAGTTTGTCAATTTTGCCAAGCGGGAAATCGCCCAAGCTTGTCACATGAGCCTGGACGAGATGGAGAGCGCCGCTGCCGACCTGATCGCACGCGGGGCCGGCCAGTCCGTTTCTCGCTTCGAGGACCAGCTGGCCGACGAAATGAGCTGCGTCATTTCGTACTGA